The Watersipora subatra chromosome 1, tzWatSuba1.1, whole genome shotgun sequence genome has a window encoding:
- the LOC137385821 gene encoding proteasome subunit beta type-3-like, with product MSIMSYNGAAIIGMAGKECVAIASDTRFGIQGQTVGTNFQKIFEMGPRLYIGLPGLATDVQTISQKLKFRLKLYELRENRKVKPDTFMNMVSNLLYERRFGPYFVEPVIVGLHEKSNKPYIASMDLIGCPMIVDDFVVSGTCSEQMFGVCETVFKPDMSPEDLFETISQALLSSVDSDAVSGWGAVVHIIEKDKITTRTLKTRQD from the exons ATG AGTATTATGTCATACAACGGTGCCGCCATCATAGGCATGGCTGGCAAGGAGTGCGTTGCTATTGCATCTGACACAAGGTTTGGTATTCAAGGACAGACAGTTGGAACTAATTTCCAGAAAATATTTGAAATGGGCCCACGATTGTATATCGGTCTGCCAGGGTTGGCCACAGACGTACAGACAAT ATCTCAGAAGCTCAAGTTTCGACTTAAACTATATGAGCTTCGAGAAAACAGGAAAGTCAAGCCTGACACTTTCATGAATATGGTTTCCAATCTACTATACGAAAGAAG GTTTGGACCATACTTTGTGGAACCTGTCATAGTAGGTCTTCATGAAAAATCCAACAAGCCATACATCGCATCGATGGATCTTATTGGCTGTCCAATGATTGTTGATGATTTTGTTGTCAGTGGAACTTGCTCTGAACAGATGTTTGGTGTTTGTGAAACAGTTTTCAAACCTGATATG AGTCCTGAGGATCTATTTGAGACTATAAGCCAAGCGCTACTGAGTTCAGTCGATTCAGATGCTGTTTCTGGATGGGGTGCTGTAGTTCACATTAT TGAAAAAGACAAGATTACAACAAGGACACTGAAAACAAGGCAGGATTAG